ttcatgtatattttttagCAGTTGGATTTATAATTGAAATTTGGTAAACTTTTTTATCATCAATCTTGTATTTAAACTCTGGAAATTATATAAAAGACAAAGTAAAGAACAATAAAGAAGCTTCATGCGTAATTCAccttttcttattattttaatatatGCTTATAGGTCTAAAGATTGCTTTGGAATCAGTTAATCAGAAACCAAAAGTTAAAGTAGTTCTTCTTGGAACTCCTGCGGAGGAAGGAGGAGGGGGAAAGATTTTAATGATCAACAATGGCTGCTTCAAAGATATTGACTTCTGTATGATGGTTCATCCTGCCCCTCATGATGTCCTAAGACCTATAGCTTTGGCGTTCACTGAAGTGACGGTCACATATAAAGGTCATGCTGCCCATGCTGCAGCATTCCCTTGGGAAGGGGTCAATGCATTGGATGCAGCTGTCATGGCTTATACAAGCATAAGTGCACTAAGGCAGCAGATGAAACCTACATGGCGTCTTCATGGCATTATCAGTGAGGGAGGTGTCAAACCCAACATCATTCCTGATCGTGCCCAGCTTCGTTATGCAATTAGAGCTGAGACTAATGAAGAACTTGAAGTATTGAAGGAAAAAGTGGTAAGCTGTTTCCAAGCAGCAGCTAAAGCAACTGGTTAGTAACTTTAATAGGAAAATAATTCATGTTTATAGACTCATTTTGTTTACTTCTGCTGCCCCTGTGGTTTTGCCTAAGTGgtgattttgttatttttctattttcaaggGTGCGAGGTATCTGTGGAATGGGAACCAAGACCTTATTCCAGTTTAGACACAAACAACACACTTGTAGACCTCTATCAAGCTAATGTTGAGACCTTAGGAGTAACTTTCAATCCTTTTGAGGAATATGGCAAGGGCTCAACAGATATGGGCAATGTCTCCCAAGTAGTTCCATCATTTCATGTGATTTACAGTATTGCTACCAACACTGTGAACCATTCCCATGAATTTACAGCGGCAGCAATTACAGAGATTGCCCATAATAAAACATTGATTGCAAGTAAGGGGATGGCCATGACTGCTATTGATGTTCTTTGCAATCCTGAGTTTTTGCAGAAAATAAAGAAGGACTTTAAAAAAACACACCCATCAATGTAACTGATGAAT
This region of Pocillopora verrucosa isolate sample1 chromosome 3, ASM3666991v2, whole genome shotgun sequence genomic DNA includes:
- the LOC131798173 gene encoding xaa-Arg dipeptidase-like; protein product: MATDLAGILKQKAKEAIDVYSSDLYDLNKRIWEKPELNFKETYAHEQLTKFMTEHGFNVTPHYTLDTAFRAECGEDGGLTIGLLSEYDALPVVGHACGHNLIAESGVAAALGLKIALESVNQKPKVKVVLLGTPAEEGGGGKILMINNGCFKDIDFCMMVHPAPHDVLRPIALAFTEVTVTYKGHAAHAAAFPWEGVNALDAAVMAYTSISALRQQMKPTWRLHGIISEGGVKPNIIPDRAQLRYAIRAETNEELEVLKEKVVSCFQAAAKATGCEVSVEWEPRPYSSLDTNNTLVDLYQANVETLGVTFNPFEEYGKGSTDMGNVSQVVPSFHVIYSIATNTVNHSHEFTAAAITEIAHNKTLIASKGMAMTAIDVLCNPEFLQKIKKDFKKTHPSM